One segment of Phoenix dactylifera cultivar Barhee BC4 unplaced genomic scaffold, palm_55x_up_171113_PBpolish2nd_filt_p 000421F, whole genome shotgun sequence DNA contains the following:
- the LOC103696041 gene encoding protein CANDIDATE G-PROTEIN COUPLED RECEPTOR 7-like, which yields MAISRGSGVAFILLAVALVASFRPSAAEIRVTEVRSDGRTIIPFYEFGFTHTGILELNVSGISLSDPSTDIDLSQLGFFLSTRDAWIHVLQQLQELDITCALQSSLVKLVYSFDQLNNPNPNPSGLSIPRSSAFGAVFSQSEPGQYTLVFANCLPRLRVSMSVRSAMYNVDPRTGRRAYLSVGAAALPLIYFLLFLAYAALAAGWVAVLLRKRRAAFRIHYFMLAVVVLKALNLLCEAEDKSYIERTGSAHGWDVLFYIFSFLKGISLFTLIVLIGTGWSFLKPYLQDRDKKVLMVVIPLQVVANIAQVAIDESGPYARDWVTWKQVFLLVDVVCCCAVLFPIVWSIKNLREAARTDGKAAVNLMKLTLFRQYYVVVICYIYFTRVVVYALVTITSYRYLWTSIVAGEIATLAFYIFTGYKFRPEVHNPYFVIDDEEEEAAAEALKLDDEFEL from the coding sequence ATGGCGATCTCGCGGGGCTCCGGTGTCGCCTTCATCCTGTTGGCGGTGGCGCTCGTGGCCTCTTTCCGGCCGTCGGCGGCGGAGATCCGGGTTACGGAGGTCCGATCCGATGGCAGGACCATCATCCCCTTCTATGAGTTCGGCTTCACCCACACCGGCATCCTGGAGCTGAACGTCTCGGGGATCTCCCTCTCCGACCCCTCCACCGATATCGATCTCTCCCAGCTGGGCTTCTTCCTCTCCACCCGCGACGCCTGGATCCACGTCCTCCAGCAGCTCCAAGAACTGGACATCACCTGCGCCCTCCAATCCTCTCTCGTCAAGCTCGTCTACTCCTTCGACCAGCTCAACAATCCCAACCCCAACCCCAGCGGCCTCTCCATcccccgctcctccgccttcggCGCCGTCTTCTCCCAGTCCGAACCCGGGCAGTACACCCTCGTCTTCGCCAACTGCCTCCCCCGCCTCCGCGTCTCGATGTCTGTCCGCTCCGCCATGTACAACGTCGACCCCCGCACTGGCCGCCGCGCCTACCTGTCCGTCGGCGCTGCCGCCCTCCCCCTCATctacttcctcctcttcctcgccTACGCGGCCCTCGCCGCCGGCTGGGTGGCCGTCCTCCTCCGAAAGCGCCGTGCCGCCTTCCGCATCCACTACTTCATGCTCGCCGTCGTCGTCCTCAAAGCCCTCAACCTCCTCTGCGAGGCCGAGGACAAGTCCTACATCGAGCGCACCGGCAGCGCTCATGGCTGGGACGTGCTCTTCTACATCTTCAGCTTCCTCAAGGGCATCTCTCTCTTCACCCTCATCGTCCTTATCGGCACTGGCTGGTCCTTCCTCAAGCCCTACCTCCAGGACCGCGACAAGAAGGTCCTCATGGTCGTCATCCCCCTCCAGGTCGTCGCCAACATTGCCCAGGTCGCCATCGACGAGTCTGGCCCCTACGCCCGCGACTGGGTCACCTGGAAGCAGGTCTTCCTCCTTGTCGACGTCGTCTGCTGCTGCGCCGTTCTCTTCCCCATCGTCTGGTCCATTAAGAACCTCCGCGAGGCCGCCCGCACTGACGGCAAGGCAGCCGTCAACCTCATGAAGCTCACCCTCTTCCGCCAGTACTACGTCGTCGTCATCTGCTACATCTACTTCACCCGTGTTGTCGTCTATGCCCTCGTCACCATTACCTCCTACCGATACCTCTGGACCAGTATCGTCGCCGGGGAGATCGCCACCCTCGCCTTCTACATCTTCACCGGCTATAAGTTCCGGCCCGAGGTGCACAACCCCTACTTTGTGATCGAtgatgaggaagaggaggcTGCTGCCGAGGCTCTCAAGCTCGATGATGAGTTTGAGTTGTGA